A portion of the Toxoplasma gondii ME49 chromosome VIIb, whole genome shotgun sequence genome contains these proteins:
- a CDS encoding elongation factor Tu, putative (encoded by transcript TGME49_262380), producing MATNLILRFRVGVSRPHTAAVGAAVPFCRASVAVPFCSSIRDFSASSSCALSSRLVSPSLSPSLNAPVACSQFSGLARTVERTGRRPAASESRPSRRFASLFSSDSSSSPALFSASSTPALHSPVSPAFSTALSTSRVSALADCSRLLEPKRGFAVGVFQRTKPHLNIGTIGHVDHGKTTLTAAITKVLADMGQADFKSYAEIDKSPEEQKRGITINATHVEYETSKRHYGHVDCPGHADYVKNMITGAAQMDGAILVVSAYDGPMPQTREHILLSKQVGVPRLVVYLNKMDMVEDQELVELVEMEVRELLSFYDFPGDDTPFVKGSALKALNGDTGEYGIKTIQDLMQACDDFIPEPERKADLPLIIPVESVLSIPGKGTVATGRVEQGTAKPNEAIEIVGGRDKPLKAQIAALEMFRKTLDDAQAGDQVGCLLKGIKRDEVKRGMVLGAPGYLKTFKKFEADLYVLKEEEGGRKKPFFSHYRPQAFIRTGDMACTITLPETTEMAMPGDRVSCTVELLHPTALHEGLRFALREGGRTVASGIVTKPMPEK from the exons ATGGCGACAAATCTCATTTTGCGGTTCCGCGTCGGGGTCTCTCGGCCCCACACAGCAGCAGTCGGTGCGGCTGTGCCTTTCTGCCGCGCGAGCGTCGCCGTTCCGTTCTGTTCTTCGATCAGAGACTTTTCAGCTTCCTCCAGCTgtgctctttcttcgcgcctcgtctctccttcgctgtctcccagCTTGAACGCGCCAGTCGCCTGTTCGCAGTTCTCCGGTCTCGCCCGCACTGTAGAGAGAACCGGCAGAAGACCGGCGGCCTCAGAAAGCCGACCCAGCCGGCgctttgcgtctctcttttcctctgatTCGTCTTCCAGCCCTGCTCTCTTTTCGGCGTCCTCTACACCGGCTCTGcactctcccgtctctccagCCTTTTCCACTGCCCTCTCGACTTCCCGTGTGTCGGCTCTCGCCGACTGCTCCAGGCTCCTCGAGCCCAAGCGGGGCTTCGCTGTCGGCGTCTTCCAGCGCACAAAGCCCCACTTAAACATCGGAACGATCGGCCACGTCGACCATGGCAAGACGACGCTGACTGCGGCGATCACCAAAGTCCTCGCTGACATGGGCCAGGCAGACTTCAAGTCGTACGCAGAGATCGACAAAAGTCCGGAGGAACAGAAACGTGGAATCACCATCAACGCGACTCACGTCGAGTACGAAACGAGCAAGCGCCACTATGGACACGTGGATTGCCCTGGACATGCCGACTACGTCAAAAACATGATCACTGGCGCGGCCCAGATGGATGGGGCCATCCTTGTCGTCTCTGCCTACGATGGACCGATGCCTCAAACTAGAGAGCACATTCTGCTTTCCAAACAG GTTGGCGTCCCTCGCCTGGTTGTCTACCTGAACAAGATGGACATGGTGGAGGACCAGGAACTCGTCGAACTCGTTGAGATGGAAGTCCGAGAGCTTCTTTCCTTCTACGACTTCCCTGGCGATGACACGCCCTTCGTCAAAGGCTCGGCGTTGAAGGCGCTCAATGGAGACACTGGCGAGTATGGCATCAAAACCATTCAAGATCTCATGCAG GCATGCGACGACTTCATTCCTGAGCCAGAGCGAAAAGCAGATCTGCCTCTCATCATTCCGGTCGAGAGCGTCTTGTCTATTCCAG GAAAGGGCACAGTTGCAACTGGCCGCGTTGAGCAAGGGACAGCGAAGCCGAACGAGGCCATTGAGATCGTGGGCGGGCGTGACAAGCCGCTGAAGGCGCAAATCGCCGCTCTCGAGATGTTTAGAAAAACTCTGGACGACGCGCAAGCAGGGGATCAG GTTGGTTGCTTGCTCAAGGGAATTAAAAGGGATGAGGTGAAGCGAGGCATGGTGCTCGGCGCGCCGGGATACTTGAAAACCTTCAAGAAGTTCGAGGCCGACTTATACGTTttgaaagaggaagagggaggaaggaagaagcctttcttttctcactATCGCCCACAAGCCTTCATCCGCACTGGCGACATGGCCTGCACCATTACCCTTCCAGAGACAACTGAAATG GCGATGCCGGGGGACCGCGTTTCATGCACTGTAGAGCTTCTGCATCCAACTGCTCTCCACGAAGGCTTGCGCTTTGCACTCCGTGAAGGCGGTAGAACTGTCGCCTCTGGAATTGTGACGAAGCCGATGCCCGAGAAATAA
- a CDS encoding hypothetical protein (encoded by transcript TGME49_262170) has product MPPSAGRCRQLLRQCWTQELKKRDRIQPLSPAARRQAKKDPKLLTPSLTRHLQLRDLPTGFTSRFVQDNRRMKVASASDIDVAEFSLPPTAQPRKDPLEQLTPLDLLAIHPSPSVTAKARDAAAASFLRRHRSTRSGLPRSASPADSPRDLVSTGSFGGLRGASATEQDTGRWGFLSRQAVLAKTGTADDGTNKGRARLGNSVDSRNTTDLGRREAEANRGHPFPRLAETPDLYVELSRIATETGFTLDAENALAVVSRKRSPKAAGSAAASNPAFLPQATHASDASFRRPRRDTSTLRRVVPAAERHSQRSGGRTSGGGWGWKDDREAVKDVYRHHVTVERSSSASPFAFSVVPED; this is encoded by the exons ATGCCGCCCTCCGCTGGACGGTGTCGGCAGTTGCTTCGTCAGTGCTGGACACAGGAactgaaaaagagagacaggatccagcctctctcgcctgcagcTCGACgccaggcgaagaaagacccAAAATTGCTCACGCCTTCTCTGACCAGACATTTGCAACTTCGCGACCTCCCTACAGGCTTCACATCCAG GTTCGTCCAGGACAACCGCCGCATGAAAGTCGCTTCCGCCTCCGACATTGACGttgcagagttctcgcttcctcccaCTGCCCAGCCGAGGAAAGATCCCCTCGAGCAGCTCACCCCGTTGGACCTTCTG GCCATCCATCCGTCGCCGAGCGTGACAGCGAAGGCACGCGATGCGGCGGCAgcttcgtttctgcgtcgTCACAGGTCGACGCGTTCGGggcttcctcgctctgcttcgcctgcgGATTCCCCAAGAGATTTAGTTTCCACCGGTTCATTCGGGGGACTCAGGGGCGCGAGCGCGACGGAACAGGACACGGGTCGCTGGggcttcctttctcgccaGGCAGTCTTGGCAAAGACAGGCACAGCAGACGACGGAACGAACAAAGGAAGAGCGCGACTAGGTAACAGTGTGGACAGCCGAAACACAACCGACCtcggacgcagagaggcggaagcaAACCGCGGACACCCATTTCCTCGTCTTGCAGAAACACCAGACTTGTACGTCGAACTGTCACGCATCGCTACAGAGACAGGCTTCACACTTGACGCGGAAAACGCACTCGCCGTAGTCTCAAGAAAGCGATCGCCTAAAGCGGCGGGGTCGGCAGCTGCTTCCAATCCGGCTTTCCTTCCCCAGGCCACTCATGCATCTGACGCAAGCTTCAGACGGCCCAGGAGAGATACAAGCACGCTGCGCCGCGTTGTGCCtgccgcagagagacacagtcAAAGGAGCGGCGGAAGAACATCTGGTGGAGGTTGGGGATGGAAAGACGACCGAGAAGCTGTAAAGGACGTATACAGACACCATGTGACAGTAGAGCGTTCAAGCAgtgcctctcctttcgcgtTCTCGGTCGTGCCAGAGGATTGA
- a CDS encoding hypothetical protein (encoded by transcript TGME49_262160), producing the protein MRLCIVNPEDSAGEAEDRGQYIEAHGDWTFSMLLRYLWENGIFSLPGKRQSGSQNGLADGLPSVMLTSNGVLFDMEKKIDDYVLQPETKVYISTATYGMPTRLFVVLAETGETHGFEVFAADRVQVLMRLIRTRLGVEEDDMILVHRGSRLDPEKSLEDQCVGRDALVYLLRISEAPPLPPLPLPPTPAALPVKGKTPTSPRGKDARDAKKRPETKKGKKSK; encoded by the exons ATGAGGCTGTGTATTGTCAATCCAGAGGACAGCGcgggagaagccgaggacCGAGGGCAGTATATCGAGGCGCACGGTGACTGGACGTTCAGCATGCTTCTCCGCTACCTCTGGGAAAATGGAATTTTTTCTTTGCCGGGAAAAAGACAGTCGGGATCCCAGAACGGCCTCGCGGACGGGCTCCCCAGTGTGATGCTGACCAGCAACGGGGTGCTTTTCGACATGGAAAAGAAAATTGACGATTACGTGCTTCAGCCAGAAACAAAGGTGTACATCAGCACCGCAACCTACGGCATGCCCACAAggctcttcgtcgttctAGCCGAAACTGGAGAAACTCAC GGGTTTGAGGTATTTGCGGCGGATCGCGTGCAAGTGTTGATGAGACTCATCAGGACCCGACTAGGTGTCGAGGAAGATGACATGATTCTCGTCCACAGAGGCAGTCGCCTAGACCCCGAAAAGAGCCTCGAAGACCAGTGCGTCGGCAGAGATGCTCTCGTGTATCTTCTTCGGATTTCGGAAGCGCCTCCACTCCCACCTCTCCCCCTACCGCCCACGCCTGCTGCGCTCCCGGTAAAGGGGAAGACCCCGACATCTCCTCGAGggaaagacgcgagagatgcaaagaagaggcccgagacgaaaaaaggaaagaagagcaagtAG